The nucleotide sequence cgtctgtataaacctaggtaaatgtccacggatgttgttgttttgtaaagtttttaatatagcatacctccatgtggtatcgtatgccttttcaatgtcaaaaaagacagctacagtaatttgttttcgttcaaaacctctacgtatatggtcttctaagttacagagagaatccaatgttaatctgttacactgtgacccaaactgagtgggagttaaaattttattttctcgaatgtgccatgttagtcgagcatttaccattttctctaacaatttgcataagcagcttgttaaagaaattggtctgtaattatttacattgctgggatcctttccaggtttggggataggattattatagctttacgccattcatctggaaataaatttcaaagccataaattattataaagccctaataagtatgactttgccaaaggtgctaagtggctgatcatctcaaaacaaatattgtcacctccaggagcagatttattgctgttccagagagcatattccatctctgacacactaaattttctattataatatatatcgtcaattgtttcaaaatttactgttattaattctattttattttttttttgtgtggaagtgttcatctaaattcttatcaatacttacatttgctaaattttctcccattatattacttatttcttttggatcaagtgttcttttcccatcttttaatatggcatgtctaggtcgtttgacatgggtaccatttattttcctgaatttttcccatatttttttgtatgggagtattattagagagatctgatatgtatttcctccatgaaatgattcttccttgaattacttcttttttaaattttgcagatattttgttgtatacaggttttaatgtatcaatttctagtaataatatagtcattttttgtaaagttctttctaatatcggtaatttttttttattttattgaactttctattcaaattatctaattgtctccctattgggtgttttatatttattaattctgttaacacatcagaccaccagggaactttgtgttttttggatggggttttgactttggtattgctttatcagcagcatttttaatgaaatcaacaagaattttattagtttcattacggtcttttaaatattcaaattgtgggatatttctagtgtgcatttcatatcgctcccaatctgctttataaatgttatagtgagggacatgttttgcaggattattttgcaataaggaaattaatattgggaaatgatcactggtgtgcaagtcatcaactgtattccaatccaatctgtcaactatgcttgttgtacataaagttaagtctactgaggaaaatgttccatgtgcttttgaaaaatatgtgctaatttcgtcatcatttatacagcacatgtcgttggaatccatgaactcttctattttactacctattctatttgagtttgtacaatgacagtcccatattgggttgtgagcgttaaaatcacctactattcaTGCAGGTTCCTTgctattgttaagtaaatctttaagttcatcaatgtcgtaacttttattaggttggttatataagttatgaattatgtaattataattttttattcgtattttaatacttgatatttgcaagtcagtaaaatttacaggtactctgtcataacatactttgttatgtacatatatagcagtacctacatttccttcttcttctctagataaAGCTATGTTTAACTTacagttacagtatgataggctatacaagtgatactggatataatttgttgagaatttTCGTAGGGACATTGTCTCCTTTTGAAATTACAGaaccataaaaaataacatagacCTATAATATCTTATGTCTTTATGATGTTTGGATTATAGGCTTATCTTATATTCaaccgttttattgtggttcctATGActgatctgtgtgtgccatcaGCTAcatgcccacaagttttacttttattctctgtaatATCAGTGgagttacaattactatggccatccacgcatgtgtatgtgcacttgcttatacgtgtacattccactttatgcatatacattatatatcgtggagttgaagctaatgtattaattaaaagctaaaagctactctatttctaAGATatgggtagaaaactatttgcaataagaaactgacatgtaggcccttgccctgtcattgtctcaaaatataagtatttgatgtgtaggcctatgccctgtcagtctctaaatataaaaaaattgatgtgtaggtTTATTCCCTGTGTAAGGGCCCCACATTGCACCTCTCTTTCcctgtgtttctccttttcagatgtacattcatcatgtcatgtattttacccgtctttatttcagattctttgtgtacctcagcttatgcatcattgtacggcctttctgccgatatgtatatctatcttttATATGTCATGCGACAAATGTTgcacgtatttttatgcttgttacAAAACAGAAATCTTGTATGGACGTTACAGGGGGTGTCGGGTCGCCcactacctttccgtccactttttgtcttataaacacctgtcgagaataataaagcatCAGTCTCATACCTCTGACTTTTCTTGGAGCCTCACACTGGTGAACCTGGGTCTGGGACAGGTAGTGTAGTTTTGGCctagccattaacggactaactacggccaCACCCTACCATCatagagcctttagcggactaactaccGCGCAAactttaggcctctgatagcaccctgcCCGATGGAAACCGTGCCACTAACGGACTAAATACTgcgtacccaaaagggcacgttttggcacttcgttcgacctctcaaacaaatcagcaccattaacggactcaatacggcgcattttcctgcgttttggtgcgtgagcagtCAAGATGTCAGAGGTAAAACCTCAATGCGAACCCGCGAGCATCGTCTGTACATTGCTCTCACCCACAAAGCCGGACACAGTCAAGCTTCCCCCGTTCTTGCGCCAAAACACAGCACCATGGTTCCGGCGTGCAGATGCGCATTTTCGCATGGCACACATCTCAGAtgatgctacaaaatcagacattgtcatgacggcgctcccagaagaaagtattcaacagaatctcctCTGGCTAGATGCGCAACCAGACAAAGTCTCATACACAGACTTgaaaaacaaactgatgaattcctactccatgccTGAGTCCGAGAGAGTGCAGCGCGCATtcgacctattatcccagcccctcggagatgcatcacccagggaagcctgggaccagcttCAGGGGTTAATAACACTCCCAGGTCGCGATGAGAATGGGAGGAAGAAAACAATAGATCTGACAATAGCTATCTTTCTTTGGCGCCTTCCGCAGGAAGTTCGgcaccagataagggatgcagagaaccaggacatggatgccttagtcgacgacGCCCAGGAACTATACAAGGACACCAAAGCTTCAACACACGCCGCCGCCCTGGAAGCCTACAACCTGTCGGAGGAAGACGGCGACAATGACAGAGACATGAACGCTGTGTATATGAAGAAACAGCTATTTAGAGAACACAGGACATGGCCAAACCCGGcgtggtgtttctaccatagGAAGCTTGGCACCAATGctagaacctgcaggcctccatGCTCTTTCACAACAAATGGCAAAGGCGGCCAAGCAGGGTTTTTCATCAAAGACGAGATCTCCAAACACCACCTTCTGGTTGATACGGGGCGATGCAGTCAGTTTTCTCGCCATCCACGGAAGGTTTAGGAAAAATACCCGACTCACTGCcttccctcatagcagcaaacagaactcccatccgcacttatGGCACAATGACccgggctatctcaatcctggggcgcaggtaccactggcctttcgtcgtAGCCTACGTATGGTAggctagtgtaggctaggctatattcgagatatgtttttttcaacaaacaatgggttttttttggaacctaaccccatcataagtaggacaatacctgtataagcatttttagtcttttttgtgtttgaactatcaaaataggcaattttaagtgtttttagaaggattCTAAGTATTagtgggttttagctattcgcgggtgtgtgtgtgtgtgtgtgtgtgtgtgtgtgtgtgtagtattgtgtggtacgcatccctgCGAATACGGGTGTTTACAATCCTCCCAGTGGCTACAGCTCCCTAAACCGGTTTTCTCGCCTCATTATAGCACCAGCGAGTTACGGTGCCATAATCTGGGATTATGGTGCCATTACGGTGCTATAATCCTAATTAGGGGGTCATTACAACACCTGatcttttatgaatatatttgaaatagcACCTTACGTAAGGAACACCGTAGGTTGAGACAGCCGTAATctggggactacctgtacttCCTTAGTGTAGATAAAGGGGAAAGGTATACGAGTTGAAATCAGACCAAACTTGAAGAAATGCATCCGCTGCTGAAACCTGAGGGCCCTGAAAGGCATAGTAACAGACTGGTCATTCCTTTCATCTGCATGCTAGTAAGTCCATACTTGAGCACTCCTCTAATCCCACAGCAACTGTCAACTTGCGAATGCAATAACCACTCTGTAGGTAGTTTTGCCCTTCTTGAATCTTCAGTCGCCAAAAACACTGTCCTTCTGCAGAATGAGCTATTGAACCAATATTGAGCATCCCCACATCACCAGATAAGAATGTACTGAGGAGGAGTTAGGGATGTCGACTGAAAATCATAAAGCAGACTGAGCCAGGTGAAACAACAGACCCTTGGCCTTTGGAAATACTGTCGTCAGAGTTGGCCAACTTAAACCAGTTGACCCAGTAGAAAAAAATTCTTGCTCCGAAAAGTCGACATCATCCACCCATGGGCAACAAATTCCCTGTGAACACATATAGAGGTGCTGTACATGAGCCACAACAAAACACCTTGAACTGCATTAGTACCTTCTCTGTAAATACACCTCGAAGGAACTTGCGTGACTGAGGATGtactggtatgagaaaaatgtttCCTGCATGTCCACTGAAACATCCAATCGTTCTTCCggaaaatcaataaaactactggaaaaaccaaaaaacaTGGACACACATACAATGTTGTTTAATTTCAATATGTCCAACACTGGGCGCCAATCTCCTGTTGCTTATGGTGCTGGAAAAAAGTCAGAGGTAAAATCCCAGAGAATCACCTACATCTGCTCCAGTTTCATTCTAATTTACAACCACCTACTACAGAACGAGATAATTCTACTGGAAAAGACACATAGGAATAGCTATATGAGACTAAACCAGTAGAGGGGAACctaaaaggaatcataactctccTTCATTGCCTCCATCACTTAAGGCTCTGCTCCTAATTCTCTCCAAGCAGGTTAGGAGGCCGGCAATTGGCTATCTACCAAAACCTGAGGGCTGAATGGATACCTGGAAGGTACAAAATATGACTTGAACCAATATATCCTCCCTTATCGCTCTAAGAGAATCAGACTTAGAACGCGACCCACAAAAGAAACCAAAACAGTTGCCATATCCTGTGCAGCATACGACTTCACTACAGATAGGAGCGCAAGTCACTTCTACCTAACCGAGTTAGTATAAGCATGAAAACATTTGCCTGCAGCAAGTTAAAAACTAACACTCTTCCTTGCTAAACTCCCACTGCCAACAAAAACACTTAAAGCTCACTCCACAAACTCGCACAGCTGGTGCCGCAAACAAGTTAAGTTGGCGCCTCAACCTCCCTAAACTGATGCAGAGAAGAGGTAATTAAACTGAGCAAgagttcaataaaagataaaatcttcaACAACCTAAACAGGCTCCGTTTCAGCATATCCAAAGCACTTGTTAGTCTCAGAGTTCATTTCTTCAAAGGAACGAGATAAAGACTGAGCCTTCGTCTGAATATGGTTTAAGCACACGTTTCAACAAGACAGCATATGCCAAAGGAGCCTCAGGTTCCTGGTTGAGCTCTTCATCCGAGGAAATCGGAGACAGGTTGTCATTCTGGACAGACTTACGACCAGGAGGAGCTTTCTTGAGTAAGTCCATAATTTGTGCCAACTGACACTTAATAGGAGCAAGAGCAGGCTCATCAGGGTCCACAGGCAAAGGAAACGAAGTTGAAGGTCTGGCTGGAGGAGACGAAGGCAACCGCAATCTCTGAGAGGACGAAATGGGTGATGGGAGCTCAGGAGCGGGCGCTGGGCACACAGGAGTGGGCACTGAACACTCAAGAGAGGGCGCTGGGTGCTTGGAAGCTGGCGCTGGATGCTTGAAAAGCAGTGTGGAGCGTTCAGAAGCAGACACCAACACTTGGTAGACAGGtattatagattagaataaacaagagcattttttcaattttttttcttttacaaatatttttctatttttgaaaaatcttggttcgattttgtggaaaaataaatcccaaaaatatttttgggacaaaataaaaaaaaatctttgtatttttgtagacaatttatttagttttcatttgctttttgtttcactGAGATAGGTGAATTCATTACGTCTGCGTTTCCATTTGaaggtcgataactttagttttgagatatcggcccccaaagttttatgatgacttttttgcttgtctgtccatttatttgcttgttgtctcatactttgaggtttttatgacaaatttgatatgttatatcatattggtgttatctgtgattattatttcatgtatactgaattatattttatatatatttaggctcctggtcctcctctttactctctcttggatgcctccctcttcatgacgtcgtttcttcctttctcttatggaacgtagatgtttaaattttcttggtcttggcatggtttcttctgaacaaagaagaattgcaaagccaagagaaatacaaaaaattgacttggaaattaatataagtgcgctgaatgaaaagtgtgtcaaaacaCGGGTGAGGTTGGGCAGCGCGACGCCTGCTTCATCGAGAGCTGAGCTGCCACTGATTGCCCAAGTGGGTAAACTCCTTCACCCAACAGAGCCTCTACGCACTTGCATAGGATACAGTTGCCATATAccgcatttagatattcttctttggTAGCTAAACTGAAATTACTACCAATATACTGAAGTTATTACAATCTAGCCACTGGGggggcaagccagcccaacttggtgccggtcccaagcccgggtaAATAGAGAGGGTTAGTGACAGGAAGGGC is from Macrobrachium rosenbergii isolate ZJJX-2024 chromosome 10, ASM4041242v1, whole genome shotgun sequence and encodes:
- the LOC136842330 gene encoding uncharacterized protein, which encodes MSEVKPQCEPASIVCTLLSPTKPDTVKLPPFLRQNTAPWFRRADAHFRMAHISDDATKSDIVMTALPEESIQQNLLWLDAQPDKVSYTDLKNKLMNSYSMPESERVQRAFDLLSQPLGDASPREAWDQLQGLITLPGRDENGRKKTIDLTIAIFLWRLPQEVRHQIRDAENQDMDALVDDAQELYKDTKASTHAAALEAYNLSEEDGDNDRDMNAVYMKKQLFREHRTWPNPAWCFYHRKLGTNARTCRPPCSFTTNGKGGQAGFFIKDEISKHHLLVDTGRCSQFSRHPRKV